The Thermodesulfobacteriota bacterium genomic sequence TGGATTTTGGTCACAGAATCAGCGCTGTTACCTTTAATCCAAAAGGAGCATTTTTTAAATACTCAGCATAGCTTTTGCCATTCTCCCCAGCTTAGCTGGGGGTTTAGCTCTGTAATTAACTATCCGGGTATTGAAAGCCATCCCGGCCATCAGCGTGCCTGCGAATTGTTTGATGGCTTCAGCGGTATGCTTAGTTTTGAGCTAAAAGGTGGTGTGGAAGCTGCAGAACGTTTTATGCAAAACACCGCCCTGCCGATTGTTGCCCCGAGTCTTGGGGGCATCGAATCGCTAATCACCCGGCCGGTGACCACTTCTCATTCCGGTCTTTGCCAGGAAGATCTGAAAAAACTTGGAATTTCAGACAACTTAATTCGATTCTCCGTCGGTATCGAAGCAACCGAAGATTTAATTGAAGATTTCAAGCAGGCATTGGACTAAATATACGGATATTCAGCATCGAACATTAAATGGCCAAGGACATGGCTTTTAAAATAAAACTATGATTAATTGATTCTATCCTCGGTAATTTGTTTTTTAAATCTTTAATTTATATACAAGGGGTCGGGGGGGTTCAATCCCTACTCAGTTCGTCCCGAGAAGCGCCCATTTGCCCGTATCCGCCTTAACAATAATTTTGAGAAACTGGTGTACGGTCCGCCTGCGGCGGACTGAGATTCGATTTGAGCC encodes the following:
- a CDS encoding PLP-dependent transferase; protein product: WILVTESALLPLIQKEHFLNTQHSFCHSPQLSWGFSSVINYPGIESHPGHQRACELFDGFSGMLSFELKGGVEAAERFMQNTALPIVAPSLGGIESLITRPVTTSHSGLCQEDLKKLGISDNLIRFSVGIEATEDLIEDFKQALD